A window of the Prosthecobacter debontii genome harbors these coding sequences:
- a CDS encoding lysophospholipid acyltransferase family protein, which produces MILDLRDYLRTPLQRGAYRIVGPMVDRGLGLRGLDEIYNGACERQKTHPEGESCKGWFECVLKSMDASGDVVTAPDFEFPQNGPLIVIANHPYGILDPVLLAHYVASHRSSVKVMTNSMLAAFPALRPHIIPVNPFGGEDAARSNVGAMKEALKHLKAGGALIIFPAGEVAGYKPGSGIQEPVWSAHVGSLVRRTQATVLPVFFPGTNSTLFHAAGLIHPRLRTGLLLREFCNKRGSHIEMRVGTPITYGRLRKFEDDESLTKYLRIHTFILDNRRRDKKAPTRPPQAEWTRETALAAEHQQRIIREVQTLHERGCKLVSQGNLSVYCAHSHEIPDTLHEIGRLREVTFRAVGEGTGQEVDLDKYDRYYQHLFLWDEDKQQIAGAYRLGRADIILREYGPKGLYTSTLFKFEKPFLAHLESAVEMGRSFITKEYQRNLASLPLLWKGIAHWMVRNPGYKKLFGPVSISQDYDSLSRKMMVEFLQENCLHEDLASYVKPRNPFRYMRSRRLMREFISADLRDVDDFSALISSVETDRKGIPILLKHYLRLSGTLLSFNVDKDFSSVIDGLILVDLTETDPKLLAKYMGEENCKAYLAKHTAKA; this is translated from the coding sequence ATGATTCTCGACCTTCGGGATTATCTGCGCACTCCCTTGCAACGCGGAGCCTATCGCATTGTCGGCCCCATGGTGGATCGTGGTCTAGGACTGCGGGGCCTGGACGAGATCTACAACGGGGCTTGTGAACGGCAAAAAACGCACCCCGAGGGGGAAAGCTGCAAGGGCTGGTTCGAGTGCGTCTTGAAAAGCATGGACGCCAGTGGTGACGTGGTCACCGCTCCCGACTTCGAGTTTCCTCAAAACGGCCCCCTCATCGTCATTGCCAACCATCCCTACGGCATTCTCGATCCCGTCCTGCTCGCCCATTACGTCGCGAGCCACCGCTCCTCGGTGAAGGTGATGACGAACTCCATGCTGGCGGCCTTCCCGGCCCTCCGCCCGCACATCATCCCGGTGAATCCCTTCGGAGGAGAAGACGCCGCCCGCAGCAACGTCGGCGCCATGAAGGAGGCCCTGAAGCACCTCAAAGCCGGCGGTGCGCTGATCATTTTCCCCGCCGGTGAAGTGGCTGGCTATAAGCCTGGCTCGGGCATTCAGGAGCCCGTTTGGAGCGCCCATGTCGGATCTCTCGTTAGGCGCACTCAGGCGACAGTGCTGCCAGTCTTTTTCCCTGGCACCAACAGTACCCTCTTCCACGCCGCTGGGCTCATCCACCCCCGTCTCCGCACCGGTCTGCTCCTGCGTGAGTTTTGTAACAAGCGGGGCAGCCACATCGAGATGCGGGTGGGCACCCCCATCACCTACGGTCGCTTGCGCAAGTTCGAGGATGATGAATCCCTGACCAAATACCTGCGCATTCACACCTTCATCCTGGACAATCGCCGTCGGGATAAGAAAGCTCCCACCCGCCCTCCTCAGGCCGAATGGACCCGCGAGACCGCCCTCGCCGCAGAGCACCAGCAGCGCATCATCCGCGAGGTGCAGACCCTGCATGAACGCGGGTGCAAGCTGGTGAGCCAGGGCAATCTCAGCGTCTATTGCGCTCACTCCCACGAGATCCCGGATACCCTTCATGAGATCGGCCGCCTGCGTGAGGTCACCTTCCGCGCCGTCGGTGAAGGCACCGGCCAGGAAGTGGACCTGGACAAATACGACCGCTACTACCAGCACCTTTTCCTGTGGGATGAGGACAAGCAGCAGATCGCCGGAGCCTACCGACTGGGCCGTGCCGATATCATCCTGCGGGAATACGGTCCCAAAGGCCTCTACACCAGCACCCTCTTCAAGTTCGAGAAACCCTTCCTCGCCCACCTGGAGAGCGCCGTGGAGATGGGGCGTAGCTTCATCACCAAGGAATACCAGCGCAACCTCGCCTCCCTGCCCTTGCTGTGGAAAGGCATCGCCCACTGGATGGTGCGGAATCCCGGTTACAAAAAGCTCTTCGGCCCCGTCAGCATCAGCCAGGACTACGACAGCCTCAGCCGCAAAATGATGGTGGAGTTCCTCCAGGAAAACTGCCTGCACGAGGACCTCGCCAGCTACGTCAAGCCGCGCAACCCCTTCCGCTACATGCGCAGCCGCCGCCTCATGCGCGAGTTCATCAGCGCCGATCTGCGAGACGTGGATGACTTCTCCGCCCTCATTTCCAGTGTGGAGACGGATCGCAAAGGCATCCCCATCCTCCTGAAGCACTACCTCCGCCTCAGCGGCACCCTGCTCAGCTTTAACGTGGACAAGGACTTCTCCTCCGTCATCGATGGCCTCATCCTCGTGGATCTCACCGAGACCGACCCCAAGCTCCTGGCCAAATACATGGGCGAGGAGAACTGCAAGGCGTATCTGGCCAAGCACACGGCAAAGGCCTAA
- a CDS encoding DUF4288 domain-containing protein, whose translation MDPHLMDFYSARLLFVVLVADRPGRKRHLYDETVIIFRAKDSAHAFERALELGREQETDYPNDKGHQVRWALVQILNINHIGRSVDGKEVASSLHYRTSKESIPPDHIFHPEKSKPGESF comes from the coding sequence ATGGATCCCCACCTGATGGATTTCTACAGTGCCAGATTGCTCTTCGTCGTTCTCGTTGCCGACCGTCCCGGCCGGAAACGCCACCTCTACGATGAGACGGTGATCATCTTTCGCGCCAAAGATTCGGCACACGCCTTTGAGCGGGCTCTAGAGCTGGGGCGCGAGCAAGAAACGGATTACCCCAATGACAAGGGGCATCAAGTGAGGTGGGCATTGGTGCAGATTCTCAACATAAATCACATTGGCCGCTCGGTGGACGGCAAAGAGGTGGCCTCCTCCTTGCACTATCGAACGAGTAAAGAGAGCATACCACCGGACCACATTTTCCACCCAGAGAAGTCCAAGCCCGGAGAGAGTTTTTGA
- the pyrF gene encoding orotidine-5'-phosphate decarboxylase, whose translation MSFREKLEKRIAATGSNLCVGLDPRMDLADEAAKRFIIKVIEETASHAAAFKPNSAYYEAKGWQGMRILAQVLKEIPKDIPVIFDVKRGDIGETQGYYAKSAFDAYGVDAVTLNAYMGSDTLEPFLKYPDKGIYLLGVTSNPGAKDIELQPSGDRKVFELVADMTGVSPQVGLVLGLTNAADDVLARTPDVPLLIPGLGAQGGDLSALKGSARKAPLLVNVSRGIMYHNDPRSSFGTVAADWKLRIREAIA comes from the coding sequence ATGTCCTTCCGCGAAAAACTAGAGAAACGCATTGCAGCCACCGGGTCGAACCTCTGCGTCGGCCTCGACCCCCGCATGGATCTCGCTGACGAAGCAGCCAAGCGGTTCATTATCAAGGTCATCGAAGAAACGGCATCCCATGCAGCCGCTTTCAAGCCCAACTCCGCTTACTACGAAGCGAAGGGCTGGCAAGGCATGAGAATTCTCGCTCAGGTCCTCAAAGAGATTCCGAAGGACATCCCCGTGATTTTTGACGTGAAGCGTGGTGATATTGGCGAGACCCAGGGCTATTACGCAAAGTCTGCCTTCGATGCATATGGCGTAGACGCGGTCACTCTAAATGCTTATATGGGTAGCGATACCCTGGAACCTTTCCTAAAATATCCCGACAAAGGCATCTACCTCCTTGGGGTCACCTCGAACCCAGGCGCGAAAGACATTGAACTGCAACCCTCTGGAGACCGGAAAGTCTTTGAACTCGTGGCGGACATGACAGGGGTCAGTCCTCAAGTCGGCTTGGTTCTGGGCCTCACGAACGCTGCAGATGACGTCCTCGCACGCACACCCGATGTGCCCCTGCTCATCCCCGGTCTCGGTGCCCAGGGGGGAGATCTCAGCGCCCTGAAAGGCAGCGCTCGCAAAGCCCCCCTCCTGGTGAATGTCTCACGCGGCATCATGTATCATAATGACCCACGCAGCAGCTTCGGCACCGTAGCCGCAGATTGGAAGCTACGCATCCGCGAGGCCATCGCTTAA
- a CDS encoding transposase, translating into MPATYTSLHYHLVFSTKNREPMISDRWRSQFHEQLSTLVKELQGLPLAIGGMSDHVHLLLGLKAAHCLADFIRDLKKESTHWVMVTLEPPDFGWHEGYTAISISPMALEAVRAHILNQEAHHRQRTHREELVEMLIQAGIPFNERHLD; encoded by the coding sequence ATGCCGGCCACCTACACCTCGCTGCATTATCATCTCGTGTTTTCGACCAAGAATCGAGAACCCATGATCTCTGACCGTTGGCGCTCGCAATTTCACGAGCAGCTCAGCACGCTGGTGAAGGAACTGCAGGGCCTACCGCTCGCCATCGGCGGCATGAGTGATCATGTGCATCTCCTGTTAGGACTGAAGGCCGCCCATTGCCTCGCAGACTTCATTCGCGACCTGAAAAAAGAATCCACCCACTGGGTCATGGTGACGCTGGAGCCACCCGACTTTGGCTGGCATGAGGGCTACACGGCCATCAGCATCAGCCCCATGGCCCTGGAAGCGGTGCGGGCCCATATCCTCAATCAAGAGGCCCATCATCGGCAGCGCACGCATCGCGAGGAGCTCGTAGAAATGCTCATCCAAGCAGGCATCCCCTTCAACGAACGGCATCTCGATTGA
- the purE gene encoding 5-(carboxyamino)imidazole ribonucleotide mutase, whose protein sequence is MNSPLVGIIMGSSSDWPTMENAARVLADFGVPFEKKVVSAHRTPQLLYDYATTAQSRGLKCIIAGAGGAAHLPGMTASMTTLPVLGVPVQSKALSGVDSLYSIVQMPGGIPVATFAIGNAGATNAGLFAVSMLANEQPELAEKLKAFREKQTAKVLESQAELEK, encoded by the coding sequence ATGAATTCTCCCCTTGTCGGTATCATCATGGGTTCCAGTTCAGACTGGCCTACTATGGAAAATGCGGCCCGCGTGCTGGCCGATTTTGGCGTGCCTTTTGAAAAAAAAGTCGTCAGCGCGCACCGCACTCCACAACTTCTTTACGACTATGCCACCACGGCTCAGTCCCGCGGCCTTAAGTGCATCATTGCGGGGGCGGGTGGAGCGGCCCATTTGCCCGGAATGACGGCCAGCATGACCACCCTGCCTGTGCTGGGTGTGCCCGTGCAGAGCAAGGCTCTTAGCGGTGTGGATAGCCTCTACTCCATCGTGCAGATGCCCGGCGGTATCCCTGTGGCCACCTTTGCCATCGGCAATGCGGGGGCTACGAATGCAGGGCTCTTTGCCGTGTCCATGCTGGCCAATGAGCAGCCAGAACTGGCGGAGAAACTGAAGGCTTTCCGAGAAAAACAGACCGCAAAGGTGCTGGAAAGCCAAGCGGAGTTGGAGAAGTAG